In the Maribacter sp. MJ134 genome, one interval contains:
- a CDS encoding sodium:solute symporter family protein, translated as MSVQTWTYLLVGITFALYIGIAIWSRAGSTKEFYVAGGGVSPLANGMATAADWMSAASFISMAGIIAFAGYDGSVYLMGWTGGYVLLALLLAPYLRKFGKFTVPDFIGDRYYSKTARIVAVICALIVSFTYVAGQMRGVGVVFSRFLEVDINTGVIIGMVIVLFYAVLGGMKGITYTQVAQYCVLIFAFMVPAIFISIQMTGNPVPQLGMGATLSDGSGTYLLDKLDGLSTELGFNAYTDGSKSVTDVFAITLALMVGTAGLPHVIVRFFTVKRVKDARKSAGLALLLIAILYTTAPAVAVFARTNMINTVSNKEYSSMPEWFKNWETTGLLSFTDKNNDGKIQYVADTEKNELIVDRDIMVLANPEIANLPAWVIALVAAGGLAAALSTAAGLLLVISASVSHDLIKKVFRPTISEKGELWAARGAATVAVVIAGYFGINPPGFVAAIVALAFGLAAASFFPAIVLGIFYKKMNKEGAIGGMVVGIVLMLFYMTKFKFGWFGGGTQADWWFGISPEGFGSIAMLANFIVAVVILQFTPSPPENVQDIVENIRIPSGAGEASDH; from the coding sequence ATGAGTGTTCAGACCTGGACGTATTTACTTGTCGGAATAACCTTTGCTCTTTACATAGGAATAGCAATATGGTCAAGAGCCGGTTCTACAAAGGAGTTTTATGTGGCTGGTGGTGGAGTATCCCCATTGGCCAATGGTATGGCTACCGCAGCGGATTGGATGTCAGCGGCTTCTTTTATTTCTATGGCTGGGATTATCGCTTTCGCCGGATATGACGGTTCTGTTTATCTAATGGGTTGGACCGGAGGTTACGTACTCCTAGCATTACTCTTAGCTCCGTACCTTCGTAAATTCGGAAAATTCACCGTTCCTGATTTTATCGGTGATCGGTACTATTCTAAAACGGCGCGTATCGTTGCTGTTATTTGTGCGCTTATCGTCTCCTTTACCTACGTAGCAGGACAAATGCGCGGCGTAGGCGTGGTATTTTCTCGTTTTCTTGAAGTGGACATCAATACGGGTGTCATCATTGGAATGGTTATCGTATTGTTCTATGCGGTTCTTGGTGGTATGAAAGGAATTACATATACCCAAGTAGCGCAATACTGTGTGTTGATTTTCGCCTTTATGGTGCCCGCTATTTTTATTTCAATCCAAATGACCGGTAACCCTGTTCCACAATTAGGTATGGGTGCTACTCTGTCAGATGGTTCGGGAACTTATTTATTAGATAAACTGGACGGACTTTCTACAGAACTCGGATTCAACGCCTATACCGATGGTTCAAAATCCGTAACCGATGTATTTGCCATTACCTTGGCCTTGATGGTGGGTACGGCCGGATTGCCACATGTCATCGTTCGTTTTTTCACGGTGAAAAGAGTAAAGGACGCCAGAAAATCAGCAGGACTAGCACTTTTGCTAATCGCGATTTTATACACTACGGCACCAGCTGTTGCCGTGTTCGCCAGAACCAATATGATAAATACCGTAAGCAATAAGGAATATAGCTCCATGCCAGAATGGTTCAAAAACTGGGAAACTACAGGTTTACTGAGTTTCACCGATAAGAATAATGATGGAAAAATTCAATATGTGGCCGATACGGAAAAAAATGAACTAATCGTAGATAGGGATATCATGGTATTGGCCAACCCGGAAATTGCCAATCTACCCGCTTGGGTAATTGCGCTGGTGGCAGCTGGGGGACTCGCTGCGGCATTATCTACGGCGGCCGGGTTATTACTAGTGATATCGGCATCCGTTTCACATGATCTGATAAAAAAAGTTTTCCGTCCTACTATTTCAGAAAAGGGAGAACTCTGGGCGGCAAGAGGAGCAGCTACCGTTGCCGTGGTCATTGCCGGATATTTCGGAATAAACCCGCCCGGTTTTGTCGCGGCAATAGTAGCCTTGGCATTTGGGCTAGCGGCAGCTTCCTTCTTTCCGGCTATTGTGCTCGGCATCTTTTATAAAAAGATGAACAAAGAAGGAGCTATTGGAGGAATGGTCGTGGGCATTGTATTAATGCTGTTCTATATGACCAAGTTCAAATTTGGCTGGTTCGGTGGTGGAACGCAGGCAGATTGGTGGTTTGGCATATCGCCCGAAGGTTTTGGCAGTATAGCCATGTTAGCCAATTTTATTGTTGCGGTGGTTATTTTACAATTCACCCCGAGTCCACCTGAAAATGTACAGGATATTGTAGAAAATATAAGAATTCCCAGTGGTGCGGGTGAAGCATCCGACCATTAA
- the acs gene encoding acetate--CoA ligase, whose amino-acid sequence MSNYHIKHLEEYYQVYRKSIRNPEAFWEEIAEEHFVWRKRWNNVLSWDFSKPEVKWFEGAQLNITENCLDRHLPTRGNKTAILFEPNDPKEEAEHITYHQLHERVCRMANVLLEKGIKKGDRVCIYLPMIPELAVSVLACARIGAIHSVVFAGFSANALSTRINDSDCKMVITSDGSFRGAKTIDLKGIVDKALEDCPGVNNVLVAKRINSTIAMKEGRDEWLQPLLDDAYADHVAEIMNAEDPLFILYTSGSTGKPKGMVHTTAGYMVYTAYTFKNVFQYKEQDVYWCTADIGWITGHSYIVYGPLANGATTVMFEGVPSYPDFGRFWEVVQKHKVTQFYTAPTAIRALAKENLDFVEKYDLSSLKVLGSVGEPINEEAWHWYNNNVGKKNSPIVDTWWQTETGGIMITPIPYVTPTTPTYATLPFIGIQPALMDEHAQEIKGNQVDGRLCIKFPWPSMARTIWGNHERYRETYFSAYENMYFTGDGALRDAVGYYRITGRVDDVIIVSGHNLGTAPIEDSINEHPAVAESAIVGFPHDVKGNALYGYVILKEIGEDRNRDNLRKEINQQITEQIGPIAKLDKIQFVPGLPKTRSGKIMRRILRKIASKDTSNLGDTSTLLNPEVVKEIMDNAL is encoded by the coding sequence ATGAGTAATTACCATATAAAACACTTAGAAGAATACTATCAAGTATACCGCAAATCGATCAGAAACCCTGAAGCATTTTGGGAAGAAATAGCCGAGGAACACTTTGTTTGGCGCAAAAGGTGGAACAACGTACTGAGCTGGGATTTCTCCAAACCTGAGGTAAAGTGGTTCGAAGGCGCACAGTTGAATATTACTGAAAATTGTCTAGACCGGCATTTACCGACGCGAGGCAACAAAACAGCTATACTTTTTGAGCCTAATGACCCAAAAGAAGAAGCAGAGCACATCACCTATCATCAATTACACGAACGGGTCTGTAGAATGGCGAACGTACTTTTGGAAAAAGGTATTAAAAAGGGAGATCGTGTTTGTATATATCTACCCATGATTCCAGAGCTCGCGGTATCCGTTTTAGCCTGTGCACGCATCGGTGCCATACATTCGGTTGTTTTCGCGGGATTTTCGGCAAATGCACTGTCTACGCGTATCAATGATTCGGACTGCAAGATGGTCATTACCTCTGATGGATCTTTTAGAGGTGCAAAAACCATCGATTTAAAAGGAATCGTAGATAAGGCGCTTGAAGATTGCCCAGGTGTAAATAATGTATTGGTAGCAAAAAGAATCAATAGCACTATTGCCATGAAAGAAGGCAGGGATGAATGGCTGCAGCCTCTATTGGATGATGCCTACGCCGACCATGTTGCTGAGATAATGAATGCGGAAGACCCTTTGTTCATTCTATATACTTCCGGGTCTACTGGAAAACCAAAAGGAATGGTGCATACAACCGCAGGTTATATGGTGTATACGGCATATACCTTTAAAAATGTTTTTCAGTACAAAGAACAGGATGTATACTGGTGTACAGCGGATATAGGCTGGATTACCGGTCACTCCTACATTGTTTACGGACCTCTAGCCAACGGAGCTACAACGGTAATGTTCGAAGGTGTCCCCTCCTACCCTGATTTTGGAAGGTTTTGGGAAGTAGTCCAAAAACACAAGGTTACCCAGTTTTATACCGCACCGACCGCCATACGGGCACTAGCAAAGGAGAATCTGGATTTTGTAGAGAAATACGACTTGTCCAGTCTAAAAGTTCTAGGTTCGGTCGGGGAACCTATTAATGAAGAAGCATGGCATTGGTACAATAACAATGTTGGGAAGAAAAACAGTCCTATTGTAGATACATGGTGGCAAACAGAGACTGGTGGTATCATGATAACACCTATACCCTATGTAACACCAACGACCCCTACCTATGCCACACTACCCTTTATTGGTATACAACCTGCACTAATGGATGAGCATGCGCAGGAAATCAAAGGCAACCAAGTAGACGGTAGGCTTTGCATTAAATTCCCATGGCCTTCCATGGCACGTACGATATGGGGTAATCATGAACGCTACAGAGAAACCTATTTTTCAGCTTATGAAAACATGTATTTCACCGGTGACGGTGCCCTAAGGGATGCCGTTGGTTATTATCGGATTACAGGGCGCGTAGATGATGTCATCATTGTATCCGGTCATAATCTGGGAACAGCGCCGATAGAAGATTCCATCAACGAACACCCGGCTGTGGCGGAATCTGCAATCGTAGGGTTTCCGCATGACGTTAAGGGAAATGCACTTTATGGTTATGTGATTTTAAAGGAAATCGGGGAAGATAGAAATAGGGATAACCTTAGGAAAGAAATCAACCAACAAATAACGGAACAAATAGGGCCTATTGCCAAGCTCGATAAAATTCAATTCGTGCCTGGATTACCTAAGACCCGAAGTGGTAAAATCATGCGCCGTATTCTACGCAAAATAGCCAGTAAGGATACCTCCAACCTAGGAGATACGAGCACACTTTTAAACCCGGAAGTGGTCAAGGAAATTATGGATAATGCACTTTAA
- a CDS encoding multidrug effflux MFS transporter: protein MQKEQVRPNFEFIALMASLMSIVALAIDALLPAIAEIGVSINSLDPTDNQLLIIMIFLGLGVGQLFFGPLSDSYGRKPVVYFGFVLFALASMLCVLAPSLEWMVVGRILQGIGLSAPRTISISIIRDTYSGDYMARIMSFVTAFFILIPVVAPAIGKLILDSMGWEAIFYMQLFFALLIGIWFWKRQSETLKPEYKVPFTGAIFLVGTKEIFKHKETVSCTIISGLITGSFLVYLSSAQHVFEDQYQLKESFPYIFAGLAIAIGLSTFLNGTLVLRFGMRKLALFALSGFTFIALSYVLVFWGKANPSIGILVLFLSFLFFCLGFVWGNLRSIAMEPIGHIAGIGAAITGFISTILSIPISLYVGSFVQDTVWPLFVGLGSCGLLALLIFIVFANRKQHIPPAN, encoded by the coding sequence ATGCAAAAAGAACAGGTGAGACCAAATTTTGAATTTATAGCTTTAATGGCTTCTTTGATGTCTATTGTAGCACTCGCTATAGATGCGCTATTACCGGCTATTGCAGAGATTGGGGTTTCTATCAATAGCTTAGACCCTACCGACAATCAGTTACTTATTATCATGATTTTTCTGGGCCTTGGTGTTGGTCAATTGTTTTTCGGTCCTTTATCTGATAGTTATGGTAGAAAGCCAGTGGTCTATTTTGGTTTTGTCTTATTTGCCTTGGCAAGTATGCTATGTGTCTTGGCACCTTCTTTAGAGTGGATGGTTGTAGGACGTATTTTGCAGGGCATTGGCCTTTCCGCACCTAGAACCATTAGTATTTCCATCATCAGGGATACTTACAGCGGTGATTACATGGCTCGCATCATGTCTTTTGTTACGGCTTTTTTTATTTTAATTCCGGTCGTTGCCCCAGCTATTGGCAAATTGATACTGGACAGTATGGGTTGGGAGGCCATATTCTACATGCAATTATTTTTTGCACTTTTAATCGGGATTTGGTTTTGGAAAAGACAGTCGGAGACGCTAAAGCCGGAATACAAGGTTCCTTTTACCGGAGCTATTTTTTTAGTAGGCACCAAGGAGATTTTTAAGCACAAGGAAACCGTGTCCTGCACCATAATTTCGGGGTTGATTACGGGTTCCTTTCTTGTTTATTTAAGCTCGGCACAACATGTATTTGAAGATCAATATCAGTTGAAGGAATCCTTCCCTTATATATTCGCGGGCCTCGCGATTGCGATTGGTCTATCTACATTTTTAAACGGCACCTTAGTGCTTCGATTTGGAATGAGAAAGTTGGCTTTGTTCGCATTGTCCGGTTTTACCTTTATTGCACTAAGTTATGTGCTGGTCTTTTGGGGTAAAGCCAACCCTAGTATCGGTATTTTGGTGCTGTTTCTTTCTTTTTTGTTTTTCTGTCTCGGATTTGTGTGGGGCAACCTAAGGTCCATTGCAATGGAGCCTATTGGACATATTGCCGGAATAGGCGCAGCGATAACCGGATTTATATCCACCATCCTGTCCATACCAATTTCCTTATATGTTGGTAGTTTTGTACAAGATACGGTATGGCCACTTTTTGTTGGACTTGGTAGCTGTGGATTATTGGCACTTTTGATATTCATTGTTTTTGCTAATCGTAAACAACATATACCACCTGCAAACTAA
- the udk gene encoding uridine kinase, whose product MLIIGIAGGTGCGKTTVVNQIINELPNEEVGVISQDSYYNDLSHLSLEDRRKTNFDHPNSIDFALLTEHLKKLKSGESIEQPVYSFLECNRTNKTIPTHPRKVMIVEGILIMTNPEIRNMFDIKIFVHADTDERLIRRLKRDVNERGWNLDETLEKYQTVIKPMHDQFIEPTKEYADIIIPNNKYNTVAVEIVRSIINEKLAEN is encoded by the coding sequence ATGCTAATTATAGGAATTGCAGGTGGCACGGGTTGCGGAAAGACTACTGTGGTAAATCAAATCATCAACGAACTTCCCAATGAGGAAGTCGGTGTTATTTCTCAGGATTCCTATTATAACGACCTCTCTCACCTGAGCCTCGAGGATAGAAGAAAAACCAATTTCGACCATCCAAATTCTATTGACTTTGCTTTATTAACAGAACATCTGAAAAAACTGAAATCGGGAGAATCCATTGAGCAGCCGGTTTATTCTTTTTTGGAATGTAATAGAACAAACAAAACGATTCCCACCCATCCTAGAAAGGTTATGATCGTAGAAGGCATTCTGATCATGACCAATCCAGAGATTAGAAATATGTTCGACATAAAGATTTTTGTTCATGCAGATACGGACGAGCGTTTAATACGAAGATTGAAGCGAGACGTGAACGAACGTGGTTGGAACCTGGACGAAACCTTGGAAAAATACCAGACCGTAATCAAACCCATGCACGATCAATTCATTGAGCCTACAAAAGAATACGCTGATATCATTATTCCTAACAACAAATACAATACCGTCGCCGTTGAAATCGTGCGCAGTATCATTAACGAAAAACTAGCAGAGAACTAA
- a CDS encoding FtsB family cell division protein: MGLKELKEKKWFKVLTNMYVLVLTAFVIWMVFFDTNSLLIHLELRKEIKKLEKTQDFLKKEISKDKKIIEKLSDEQELMKFAREEYYLKKKNEEIYLIEYQDSLKASKENQ; the protein is encoded by the coding sequence ATGGGTTTGAAAGAACTTAAAGAGAAAAAATGGTTCAAGGTACTTACCAATATGTATGTATTGGTGCTTACCGCCTTTGTTATTTGGATGGTGTTTTTTGACACCAATTCCCTGCTCATTCATCTAGAACTAAGAAAAGAGATTAAAAAACTGGAGAAGACACAGGACTTCTTAAAAAAAGAGATCAGTAAAGACAAAAAAATCATTGAAAAGCTATCGGACGAACAAGAACTCATGAAATTCGCAAGAGAGGAATATTATCTTAAAAAGAAGAACGAGGAAATTTACCTTATTGAATATCAAGATAGCTTAAAAGCTTCCAAAGAGAACCAATAG